A single genomic interval of Bacteroidota bacterium harbors:
- a CDS encoding Ni/Fe hydrogenase subunit alpha, whose translation MRSTKTITIEPVTRIEGHAKITIHLDDKGSVSDARFHVNEFRGFEKFCEGRLMWEMPGITSRICGICPASHLVTSAKAGDDILAIGIPETAEKLRRLLTLGQWTQSHALSFFHLSSPDFLLGFDSDPAKRNVFGLMEEHKDFIRRGIRLRKFGQEIIETLGGRRIHTPWAVAGGVREPLSMKERDHLLTWIPEAKETAFLALDTLKKIHTKFAQDIPNYGNFRSLYVGLVGEDGKLEYYGGKLRVRDGNGNTIADQLEPRDYQQYFVEHSETWSYLKFPYYKPLGYKKGMYRVGPLARLNVCDYIETPLAEAERKVFNSLTGNLDVMNNSFYYHYARLIEILFAVEKIEMLLNDPVILGEDIRAKAMINRREGVGVCEAPRGVLFHNYHVDDDGVIQKVNMLIATAQNNLAMNRTIHQLAVQYLDGATITEGLLNRIEAGIRCYDPCLSCSTHAIGQMPLLVQLVDSNNNVVAERKRQ comes from the coding sequence ATGCGCTCAACAAAGACAATTACGATTGAACCCGTCACCCGCATCGAGGGTCACGCAAAAATCACGATACACCTGGACGACAAAGGAAGCGTGAGCGACGCCCGCTTTCATGTGAACGAGTTCAGAGGTTTCGAAAAATTCTGTGAAGGACGATTGATGTGGGAGATGCCCGGCATTACGTCGCGCATCTGCGGTATTTGTCCGGCCAGCCACCTCGTCACCTCTGCAAAAGCCGGCGATGATATTCTCGCCATCGGCATTCCCGAAACGGCGGAAAAACTTCGACGCCTTCTCACGCTCGGGCAGTGGACACAGTCGCATGCGCTCAGCTTCTTCCATCTTTCATCGCCTGATTTCTTGTTGGGATTTGATTCGGATCCTGCGAAGAGGAATGTCTTCGGCTTGATGGAAGAACACAAGGATTTCATCCGACGCGGGATTCGTCTGCGCAAGTTCGGACAGGAAATCATCGAGACGCTGGGAGGGCGGCGCATTCATACGCCGTGGGCAGTTGCGGGCGGCGTTCGTGAACCGCTCAGCATGAAGGAACGGGATCATCTTCTGACATGGATTCCCGAAGCAAAGGAAACGGCATTTCTTGCTCTCGACACACTCAAGAAGATTCACACGAAATTCGCGCAAGACATTCCGAACTACGGCAACTTCCGCTCGCTGTACGTCGGACTCGTCGGCGAAGATGGCAAGCTCGAATACTATGGCGGCAAGCTGCGCGTGCGTGACGGGAACGGCAACACCATCGCAGACCAGCTTGAGCCGCGGGATTACCAGCAATACTTCGTCGAGCATTCGGAGACATGGTCGTACCTCAAATTCCCCTATTACAAACCGTTGGGATACAAGAAGGGCATGTACCGCGTCGGGCCGCTTGCACGACTGAACGTCTGCGACTACATCGAGACGCCGTTGGCGGAAGCCGAGCGGAAAGTCTTCAATAGCTTGACAGGCAACCTCGACGTGATGAATAACTCGTTTTACTATCACTACGCCCGGCTGATTGAGATTCTCTTTGCGGTGGAAAAAATTGAGATGTTGTTGAACGATCCGGTGATTTTGGGCGAAGATATTCGTGCAAAGGCAATGATCAACCGGCGTGAGGGTGTCGGCGTCTGCGAAGCGCCCCGGGGCGTTCTCTTCCATAACTATCACGTTGATGACGACGGCGTGATTCAGAAGGTGAACATGCTGATTGCAACCGCACAGAACAATCTCGCAATGAACCGCACGATTCATCAGCTCGCCGTCCAGTACCTCGACGGCGCAACGATCACCGAAGGATTGCTTAACAGAATAGAAGCGGGCATCCGTTGCTACGATCCGTGTCTCTCGTGCTCAACGCACGCAATCGGGCAGATGCCGCTGCTTGTGCAACTTGTTGATTCGAACAATAACGTTGTTGCTGAAAGGAAGAGGCAATGA
- a CDS encoding alkaline phosphatase family protein: MRILYLIIAVSCLNQPAYTQQPSVRSGPMVGYGEMTETMLWVQTSSAATVQYRYWIEGEKRTASLSRKIHANEDSDFIAKVILTTLKPGTRFEFEILLNGKIAPRPYPLTFVTQTNWQWRSDPPDFTVAFGSCAFINDPPSDRPGQPYGGDYHIFNSIAEKKPALMLWLGDNWYYREDDYFAPTRMRYRVSRDRAVPELQPLLGSTHHYAIWDDHDFGPDNSDRTYAMRTEALTIFKEYWANPTYGTLETPGVFFRFGWGDVEFFMLDDRFYRSPNRMPADQTKTMFGREQLQWLKESLVSSNATFRIIVNGNQILAGKDIETLRNYPAEFDELTGWIKTQRIPGVLFLSGDRHIAELSVLEDSAFYPFYDFTSSPLTAGISTRRTIGQNSLLVPGTFVNDTRNFGMLRFDGPRESRRLTMELYDTNGTLRWSRSVKASELVLPQ, from the coding sequence ATGCGAATTCTATACCTCATCATCGCAGTCAGTTGTCTCAATCAACCGGCATACACGCAGCAGCCTTCCGTCCGCTCCGGCCCTATGGTGGGCTACGGCGAGATGACGGAGACAATGCTCTGGGTTCAAACCTCTTCTGCCGCAACAGTCCAGTATCGTTATTGGATTGAGGGGGAGAAAAGGACCGCTTCGCTGAGCAGGAAGATTCACGCCAACGAAGATTCCGATTTCATTGCAAAAGTCATTCTCACAACCCTCAAGCCCGGTACTCGCTTCGAATTTGAAATACTGCTGAACGGAAAGATAGCTCCGCGTCCCTACCCGCTTACGTTCGTCACGCAAACCAACTGGCAGTGGCGCAGCGACCCGCCCGACTTCACGGTGGCGTTCGGGTCATGCGCCTTCATCAACGACCCGCCCTCGGACAGGCCGGGACAACCCTACGGCGGCGACTATCACATCTTCAACTCGATCGCTGAAAAGAAACCCGCCCTGATGCTCTGGCTCGGCGACAATTGGTACTACCGCGAGGATGACTACTTCGCACCGACACGCATGCGCTATCGTGTGTCGCGTGACCGTGCCGTTCCCGAATTGCAGCCGTTGCTCGGTTCAACGCATCACTACGCCATTTGGGACGATCATGATTTCGGGCCGGATAACTCCGACAGAACGTATGCAATGCGAACGGAAGCCCTCACGATCTTCAAAGAATACTGGGCGAACCCGACGTACGGCACGCTCGAAACGCCGGGTGTTTTTTTCCGGTTCGGATGGGGAGATGTCGAGTTCTTCATGTTAGATGATCGCTTCTACCGTTCTCCGAACCGGATGCCCGCCGATCAGACAAAAACCATGTTCGGCAGAGAACAATTGCAATGGCTGAAGGAGAGTCTTGTCAGCAGCAATGCGACGTTCCGGATAATCGTCAACGGCAATCAAATTCTTGCAGGGAAGGATATCGAAACCCTGCGCAACTACCCCGCCGAGTTTGATGAGTTGACAGGTTGGATTAAAACGCAGAGAATCCCGGGCGTGCTGTTTCTTTCGGGTGACAGACATATCGCGGAGTTGAGTGTGCTGGAAGATTCCGCATTCTATCCATTCTATGATTTCACATCATCACCGCTGACTGCAGGGATCTCCACGAGAAGAACCATCGGCCAGAATTCCCTGCTTGTGCCGGGCACATTTGTGAACGACACGCGCAACTTCGGCATGCTGCGCTTCGACGGTCCGCGGGAGAGTCGCCGCCTTACAATGGAATTGTACGACACGAACGGCACACTACGCTGGTCACGTTCAGTGAAGGCAAGCGAACTTGTGCTGCCGCAATAA
- the rsgA gene encoding ribosome small subunit-dependent GTPase A: protein MNSPGYTDTIAAHARQFLEQGFSIARVIEENRESYIVKTSTHEMPAEISGKLRFTAESRENFPAVGDWVAVNTFDDETQAIIHAVLPRETLIARKSASQRTEIQLIAANVDIIFIVQGLDHNFNSRRLERYLVVAHESGATPVILLSKADLLSPQELQSCKKEASDVSAGAEVIAYSAETGEGLDAIKRHITEGVTTICLVGSSGVGKSTLINTLSGENLLETGSVREDDSRGRHTTARRQMVFLPGGGILIDTPGMRELGLWHAESSLDQTFPEIADLAEGCKFSDCTHRHEPECAVRAAAEQGALDPDRFAGYLKLRKEADRMNERTTVAGMLERKRKDKILSKAVKQVMKMKQKK, encoded by the coding sequence ATGAACTCACCCGGCTACACAGACACTATTGCCGCACACGCCCGGCAGTTTCTCGAACAAGGCTTCTCGATAGCTCGTGTCATCGAAGAGAACCGCGAAAGCTACATTGTGAAAACGTCAACGCACGAGATGCCCGCGGAAATCTCAGGCAAGCTGCGCTTCACGGCGGAGAGTCGCGAGAACTTCCCTGCCGTGGGCGATTGGGTCGCGGTGAATACGTTCGACGACGAGACGCAGGCGATCATACACGCCGTTCTGCCGCGCGAGACTCTTATCGCTCGAAAGTCTGCAAGCCAGCGGACGGAAATACAGCTCATCGCAGCAAACGTGGATATCATCTTCATTGTGCAGGGACTCGACCACAACTTCAATTCCCGGCGGCTTGAACGCTACCTTGTTGTCGCGCATGAAAGCGGCGCAACGCCAGTCATACTTCTCAGCAAAGCCGATCTACTTTCTCCGCAAGAATTGCAGTCGTGCAAGAAGGAAGCATCCGACGTCTCGGCAGGCGCCGAGGTGATTGCCTACAGCGCGGAAACAGGCGAAGGACTGGATGCAATCAAGCGGCACATTACCGAGGGGGTAACGACGATATGTCTCGTCGGGTCGTCGGGCGTAGGCAAGTCGACACTCATCAACACGCTGTCGGGCGAAAACCTGCTGGAAACAGGCAGTGTCCGCGAAGACGACTCACGCGGCAGGCACACCACGGCGCGGAGGCAGATGGTATTCCTCCCCGGCGGAGGCATTCTCATTGACACGCCCGGCATGCGCGAACTCGGCCTCTGGCACGCAGAGTCGAGTCTTGACCAGACGTTTCCCGAAATTGCCGATCTTGCCGAAGGCTGCAAATTCTCCGACTGCACACATAGGCATGAGCCGGAGTGTGCCGTGCGCGCCGCTGCCGAACAAGGCGCGCTCGATCCCGACCGGTTTGCGGGTTATCTGAAACTCCGCAAAGAAGCGGATCGGATGAATGAACGGACCACCGTCGCTGGCATGCTCGAACGCAAACGCAAAGACAAGATCCTGAGCAAGGCGGTGAAGCAGGTGATGAAGATGAAACAGAAGAAGTAA
- the moeB gene encoding molybdopterin-synthase adenylyltransferase MoeB — translation MCMRALMPLSADELKRYARHLVLPEIGTGGQEMLKAARVLIVGAGGLGSPAALYLAATGVDRIGIVDFDVVDETNLQRQILHSTQDVGRPKVESAKERILSINPHITVETHATELSSENAMEILDGYDVVIDGTDNFPVRYLVNDACVLQKKPHVYGSIFRFEGQASVFDARRGPCYRCLYPAPPPPGLVQNCADAGVVGVLPGIIGSIQANEALKLILGIGKPLIGRLLMLDALAMEFTTMKIAKDSACPVCGSTPTITHLIDYDAFCGVTTSHPSRNEPATITAQELKARIDADDSPFLLDVRELYERELASIGGVLIPLGSLASRLNELDKEREIVVYCHHGIRSAHAVGLLRRAGFTNVKNLSGGIDEWIRLIDGGLKRY, via the coding sequence ATGTGCATGAGGGCATTGATGCCGCTAAGTGCCGATGAACTAAAGCGTTACGCCCGCCATCTTGTTCTTCCCGAAATCGGAACGGGAGGACAAGAAATGCTGAAGGCGGCACGCGTTCTCATCGTCGGTGCCGGCGGACTCGGTTCGCCTGCTGCACTGTATCTTGCCGCTACCGGAGTTGACAGAATCGGCATTGTGGATTTTGATGTTGTTGATGAGACCAATCTCCAACGGCAGATTTTGCATTCGACACAAGATGTCGGCCGCCCGAAAGTTGAATCGGCGAAAGAGAGAATTCTTTCCATCAATCCACACATCACGGTCGAAACGCACGCGACGGAACTCTCGTCGGAGAATGCGATGGAAATTCTTGACGGGTATGATGTAGTGATTGATGGAACGGACAACTTCCCCGTCCGCTACCTTGTGAATGACGCTTGCGTGTTGCAGAAGAAGCCGCATGTGTACGGAAGTATTTTCCGGTTCGAGGGACAGGCATCCGTGTTCGACGCGCGGCGCGGCCCTTGCTATCGCTGTCTCTATCCCGCACCGCCGCCACCCGGGCTTGTGCAAAACTGTGCCGATGCGGGAGTTGTTGGAGTTCTTCCCGGAATCATCGGCAGCATTCAGGCGAACGAAGCATTGAAGCTGATTCTCGGTATCGGCAAGCCTCTTATCGGAAGATTGTTGATGCTCGATGCGTTGGCGATGGAGTTCACGACGATGAAGATTGCGAAAGACTCTGCATGCCCTGTCTGCGGCAGCACTCCCACGATAACGCATCTTATAGATTATGACGCGTTTTGCGGTGTCACAACTTCCCATCCTTCCCGCAACGAACCGGCGACCATCACCGCACAGGAATTGAAAGCGAGGATTGATGCGGACGACTCCCCGTTTCTTCTTGATGTTCGGGAACTGTACGAGAGAGAGCTTGCGTCAATCGGCGGTGTACTGATCCCGCTCGGCTCGCTTGCAAGCAGACTGAATGAGTTGGATAAAGAGAGGGAGATTGTTGTGTATTGCCACCACGGCATTCGCAGCGCGCATGCAGTGGGCTTATTGCGCCGGGCAGGGTTCACGAATGTGAAGAATCTCTCCGGCGGGATTGATGAGTGGATACGATTGATTGATGGTGGTCTGAAGAGATACTGA
- a CDS encoding hydrogenase maturation protease, with product MNRTLVIGYGNKLRRDDGAGPLAAERLAAAHPDVDCLSSQQLTPEMAEVIAHYDRVLFVDASVETSHLRWSLIQPRIEQMLPDSHSLSPQRLVELAIELYGECPQQAELVELPACDFDFGFELSPLASEMVERFVRVFPATQSELPEGMRYS from the coding sequence ATGAACAGAACACTCGTCATAGGCTACGGCAACAAATTGCGTCGCGATGATGGCGCGGGTCCGCTCGCGGCGGAACGTCTTGCCGCCGCGCATCCCGACGTTGATTGCCTCAGCAGCCAGCAACTGACGCCCGAGATGGCGGAGGTGATTGCGCATTATGATCGCGTGTTGTTTGTGGATGCGAGCGTTGAGACAAGTCATTTGCGCTGGAGCCTGATTCAGCCGCGCATCGAACAGATGCTGCCGGATTCGCATTCCCTTTCCCCGCAACGACTTGTGGAGCTTGCGATTGAGTTATACGGCGAGTGCCCCCAGCAGGCGGAGTTGGTGGAACTGCCGGCCTGTGATTTCGACTTCGGGTTCGAGCTCTCGCCTTTGGCAAGCGAAATGGTGGAGAGATTTGTGCGAGTGTTTCCGGCAACACAAAGCGAGTTGCCGGAGGGAATGCGGTATTCGTGA
- a CDS encoding DUF1016 family protein encodes MKKTPRSQRRPPSRTRVPDYATILSRLVALFEQARHTAARSVNAVMTATYWEMGRHIVEFEQKGKERALYGEQLLERLASDLTRRFKRGFSLRNIRNFRAFYLTYPIRQTVSAEFRNLAPSAGTSLLPAIRQTASAESVPHIRQRVSGKSVTLELLAENFPLPWSHYVALLSVEKQDARQFYEIEALRGGWSVRQLERQIATLFYERTLMSRNKTAMLLKGAKRNASESVTPDEEFKDPLVLEFLGLKDEYSENDLEDALTNRLESFLLELGNDFSFIGRQRRLRIGHKWYRIDLLLFHRLLRCLVIVDLKLGELTHSDTGQMKMYLNYARTHWMHEHENPPVGLILTSHHDHALAQYAFDTVTDRILAREYKLRLPREAVLAAELARAQRVIARRFPLKHRKRKR; translated from the coding sequence ATGAAGAAAACTCCCCGCTCACAACGCCGCCCGCCTTCACGAACGCGTGTGCCTGATTATGCAACAATCCTCTCGCGGCTTGTTGCGCTCTTCGAGCAGGCGCGACACACCGCGGCCCGTTCCGTCAATGCCGTGATGACGGCTACGTACTGGGAGATGGGCAGGCATATTGTTGAGTTTGAACAGAAAGGAAAGGAACGGGCGCTGTATGGTGAGCAGTTGTTGGAGCGCTTGGCGAGCGATCTCACGCGCCGGTTCAAACGGGGTTTCTCGTTGCGCAACATTCGGAACTTCAGGGCGTTCTATCTTACGTATCCAATTCGGCAGACAGTGTCTGCCGAATTCAGAAATCTTGCACCTTCCGCGGGCACGTCACTCTTGCCTGCAATTCGGCAGACAGCGTCTGCCGAATCCGTGCCTCACATTCGCCAGAGAGTGTCCGGCAAATCTGTAACGCTCGAACTTCTTGCTGAGAACTTCCCGCTCCCGTGGTCTCATTACGTTGCCCTCCTATCGGTTGAGAAGCAGGATGCACGACAGTTTTATGAAATCGAAGCTCTCCGCGGCGGCTGGTCGGTGCGACAACTGGAGCGTCAGATTGCGACACTCTTTTATGAGCGCACGCTGATGTCGCGCAACAAAACCGCCATGCTGCTGAAAGGTGCGAAACGCAACGCATCAGAGAGTGTCACGCCTGACGAAGAGTTCAAAGATCCGCTCGTGCTCGAATTCCTCGGACTCAAGGACGAGTACTCCGAAAACGATTTGGAGGACGCGCTGACCAATCGACTTGAATCATTCTTGTTGGAATTGGGAAACGACTTCTCCTTCATCGGGCGGCAACGACGCTTGCGGATCGGGCACAAGTGGTACCGGATCGATTTGCTGTTGTTCCATCGTCTTTTGCGCTGTCTTGTCATCGTGGACTTGAAACTCGGCGAGCTGACGCATAGCGATACGGGTCAAATGAAAATGTACCTCAACTATGCCCGCACACACTGGATGCATGAGCATGAAAATCCACCCGTCGGCTTGATCCTCACCTCACATCACGATCATGCTCTGGCACAGTACGCGTTCGATACCGTTACCGATCGCATCCTTGCCCGTGAGTATAAATTGCGACTGCCCCGTGAGGCCGTGCTTGCCGCCGAACTGGCACGCGCACAGAGAGTCATCGCCAGACGTTTTCCGCTCAAACATCGCAAGCGCAAACGGTAG
- a CDS encoding oxidoreductase: MKPRVATVWLGGCSGCHMSFLDMDERLIELADKIELVYSPIADVKHFPKDVDVTLVEGAVSNVENEEMARIIRRNSKFVLSFGDCATTGNVTAMRNQFSPDEIMHRAYVELADGDPTIPSEFTTIAKLLPQAKPLHEVIKVDGFLHGCPPTPDQIWFAVSELLAGRTPELPNVYLRYG, from the coding sequence ATGAAACCAAGAGTTGCAACAGTCTGGCTCGGAGGATGCTCGGGATGTCACATGTCGTTCCTCGACATGGACGAGCGGCTCATCGAATTGGCCGACAAGATCGAGCTTGTCTATTCGCCGATTGCGGATGTCAAGCATTTCCCGAAGGATGTTGACGTGACGCTGGTGGAAGGCGCCGTCTCGAACGTCGAGAATGAAGAGATGGCGCGCATCATCCGCCGCAACTCGAAGTTTGTGCTTTCGTTCGGCGACTGCGCAACGACGGGGAACGTCACCGCAATGCGCAATCAGTTCAGTCCCGACGAAATCATGCACCGGGCGTACGTCGAGCTTGCCGATGGCGACCCGACAATTCCGTCGGAGTTTACCACGATTGCCAAGCTGTTGCCGCAGGCAAAGCCGTTACATGAAGTCATCAAAGTGGATGGCTTTCTGCACGGCTGTCCGCCGACACCGGATCAGATTTGGTTTGCCGTCAGCGAGTTGCTGGCGGGGCGAACGCCGGAGTTGCCGAATGTGTATTTGAGATATGGCTAA
- the mutS gene encoding DNA mismatch repair protein MutS → MKQYAQVKAKYPDTILLFRMGDFFETFEEDAKITSKVLGITLTKRGNGAAGEIPLAGFPHHALESYMPKLLRAGYRVAVCEQLEDPKFAKGIVKRDVVEVVTPGVAYSDKVLDLKQNNYLAAISLPSAVATGTDIVGFAFVDVTTAEFNVSEFPLKQLAEQIAAISPSEILVQKRDLASLQELLKENYKGIFTKIEDWIFNFDYGYEQLVSQFNTQSLKGFGVEEMKQGVVAGGAVMNYLQETQKTNLHHIKSIRRHDVGEYIILDPSTKRNLEITSSIAGSTEGTLFSVLDKTQTPMGGRMLKRWINQPLNKLEAIRQRLGAVEELVQKSEVRGQTSETLSRIGDLERLNTKICTGRATPRDVIALKFILIEISNLKTQTSNLESDTLKTVHSRLQPLPEIISLIETGLEPDPPMALTDGGVIKKGFNAELDELRNLAFSGKTWIAELQKTERERTGIPSLKVGFNNVFGYYIEITKTHKDKVPSNYIRKQTIATGERFITPELKEYEDKILHAEEKILALETKLFNELRLTIAGHATTIQTNAQMIAALDCFVSLASAAVEYDYCCPEVNDTSALHITDGRHPVIERLLPPGDKYTPNDVLLDTESNQILIITGPNMSGKSSYLRMTGLIVLLAQIGSFVPAKKAVVGLVDKIYTRVGASDNIASGESTFLVEMHEAAHIVNTATKQSLILLDEVGRGTSTFDGISIAWSLTEYLHERVGARTLFATHYHELNELADLFPRIKNYKVEVREYGDKVVFLHKVTPGFADHSYGIQVAQMAGLPEEVTERAKKILKNLEGSELTVHSDGRPETGDRKKKSGRVAPEVQMTLFEMKDDALREELKKIDVERLTPLEALQKLAELKRKTDT, encoded by the coding sequence ATGAAACAATACGCGCAGGTGAAGGCAAAGTATCCCGACACGATACTTCTCTTTCGCATGGGGGATTTCTTTGAGACGTTTGAAGAGGATGCGAAGATCACGTCGAAGGTGTTGGGCATTACGCTGACGAAGCGGGGGAACGGAGCGGCGGGAGAAATTCCGCTGGCGGGATTTCCGCATCATGCACTCGAATCCTACATGCCGAAGCTTCTGCGCGCCGGCTACCGCGTTGCCGTGTGCGAGCAGCTCGAAGATCCGAAGTTTGCAAAGGGAATAGTTAAACGCGATGTTGTCGAAGTCGTAACACCCGGCGTCGCCTACTCCGACAAAGTCCTCGATCTCAAACAAAACAACTATCTCGCCGCCATCTCGCTTCCGTCCGCCGTCGCAACCGGCACGGATATCGTCGGCTTTGCGTTTGTGGATGTAACAACGGCGGAGTTCAACGTCAGCGAGTTTCCGCTGAAGCAGCTTGCCGAACAGATTGCCGCCATCTCGCCTTCTGAGATTCTTGTACAAAAACGTGATCTTGCTTCGCTGCAGGAACTTCTCAAAGAGAACTACAAAGGCATCTTCACCAAAATCGAAGATTGGATTTTCAATTTCGATTACGGCTACGAACAACTTGTCTCGCAGTTCAACACACAGTCGCTGAAAGGCTTCGGTGTTGAAGAGATGAAGCAGGGGGTCGTTGCCGGCGGCGCGGTGATGAATTACCTGCAGGAGACGCAGAAAACCAATCTCCACCACATCAAATCCATCCGCCGCCATGATGTGGGCGAGTACATCATTCTCGACCCTTCGACGAAGCGGAATCTCGAAATCACTTCTTCTATTGCAGGCTCGACTGAAGGGACGCTCTTCTCGGTTCTCGACAAAACCCAAACGCCGATGGGGGGAAGAATGCTGAAGCGGTGGATCAATCAGCCGTTGAACAAGTTGGAGGCGATACGGCAAAGGTTGGGGGCGGTGGAGGAGTTGGTGCAGAAGTCTGAGGTCAGAGGTCAGACGTCAGAGACGTTGTCACGGATTGGTGATTTGGAACGTCTCAACACGAAGATCTGCACGGGACGGGCAACCCCGCGTGATGTGATCGCCCTGAAGTTCATCCTGATCGAAATCTCGAACCTCAAAACCCAAACCTCAAACCTTGAGTCCGACACACTCAAAACGGTTCACTCGCGCCTTCAGCCTCTTCCCGAAATCATCTCGCTGATCGAAACCGGACTCGAACCCGACCCGCCGATGGCGCTCACGGACGGCGGCGTGATCAAAAAGGGATTCAACGCCGAGTTGGACGAGTTGCGCAATCTCGCCTTCAGCGGCAAAACATGGATTGCCGAGCTGCAGAAAACCGAGCGTGAGCGTACCGGCATCCCGTCGCTGAAAGTCGGCTTTAACAACGTGTTCGGCTACTACATTGAAATCACCAAGACACACAAAGACAAAGTCCCATCCAACTACATCCGCAAACAAACGATTGCGACGGGTGAGCGGTTCATCACGCCGGAGTTGAAGGAGTACGAGGACAAGATTCTTCATGCCGAGGAGAAGATCCTCGCCCTCGAAACAAAACTCTTCAACGAACTCCGCCTGACGATTGCCGGACATGCAACGACGATTCAAACCAACGCGCAGATGATTGCCGCGCTCGATTGCTTCGTCTCGCTTGCATCGGCGGCGGTGGAGTACGACTACTGCTGTCCCGAAGTGAACGACACCTCTGCGCTGCACATTACCGACGGGCGCCATCCCGTTATCGAGCGGCTGCTGCCGCCCGGCGACAAGTACACGCCGAACGACGTTCTGCTCGACACTGAATCGAATCAGATTCTCATTATTACCGGCCCGAACATGAGCGGCAAGTCGAGCTACCTGCGCATGACGGGGTTGATTGTGTTGCTTGCGCAGATCGGGAGTTTTGTTCCGGCGAAGAAAGCCGTCGTTGGATTGGTGGACAAGATTTACACCCGCGTCGGGGCGAGCGACAACATTGCTTCGGGAGAAAGCACGTTTCTCGTGGAGATGCACGAGGCGGCGCATATTGTCAACACGGCAACGAAGCAGAGTTTGATCCTGCTCGATGAAGTCGGCCGCGGCACCAGCACGTTCGACGGCATCAGCATTGCGTGGTCGCTCACGGAATATCTGCACGAACGCGTCGGCGCACGGACGCTGTTTGCAACGCATTATCATGAACTGAACGAACTGGCCGATCTTTTTCCCCGCATCAAGAATTACAAAGTGGAAGTCCGCGAGTACGGCGACAAGGTTGTTTTCCTACATAAAGTCACGCCCGGCTTTGCCGATCACTCGTACGGCATCCAGGTTGCGCAGATGGCGGGATTGCCGGAGGAGGTGACAGAGAGGGCGAAGAAGATTTTGAAGAACCTGGAAGGATCGGAGTTGACGGTGCATTCGGACGGAAGACCGGAGACCGGAGACCGGAAAAAGAAAAGCGGCCGCGTTGCTCCTGAAGTGCAGATGACGTTGTTTGAAATGAAAGACGATGCGCTGCGCGAGGAGTTGAAGAAGATTGATGTGGAGCGGCTGACTCCTCTTGAAGCCCTTCAGAAACTTGCCGAGCTCAAGAGGAAAACCGACACTTGA
- the hoxU gene encoding bidirectional hydrogenase complex protein HoxU: MAILTLTINGEQVSGKDDESLLKIARQHEIHIPTLCHLDGLSDVGACRLCLVEIEGQSKLFPACTTKPQEGMVVRTDTERLKRHRRTIVELLASEGNHQCAVCVVNNHCELQDLAYEVGLQYVRFPYLYPKKELDATHKSFVLDRNRCVLCTRCVRVCHEVEGAHTWDIAGRGIDCTIVADMNQPWGTSPSCTSCGKCVRVCPTGALFEKGQTVAEMEKQRDFLKYIVTARTKREWVAEETEE; this comes from the coding sequence ATGGCAATCCTAACTCTTACAATCAACGGCGAACAAGTCAGCGGCAAGGACGACGAATCCCTGCTGAAGATTGCCCGCCAGCATGAAATTCACATTCCCACGTTGTGCCACCTCGACGGGCTGTCGGATGTTGGGGCGTGCAGATTGTGTTTGGTGGAGATTGAAGGACAATCGAAGCTCTTTCCGGCGTGCACAACAAAGCCGCAGGAAGGAATGGTTGTCCGCACCGACACGGAACGCCTGAAACGCCACCGCCGCACGATCGTCGAGTTGCTGGCGTCGGAAGGGAATCATCAATGCGCGGTGTGTGTGGTGAATAATCACTGCGAACTGCAGGACCTCGCGTATGAAGTCGGCTTGCAGTACGTCCGTTTCCCCTATCTCTACCCGAAAAAAGAACTCGACGCAACGCACAAAAGCTTTGTGCTGGATAGAAACCGTTGCGTGCTGTGTACTCGCTGCGTGCGTGTGTGCCACGAAGTCGAGGGTGCCCACACCTGGGACATTGCGGGCCGCGGCATCGATTGCACGATCGTTGCCGATATGAACCAGCCGTGGGGAACATCGCCGAGCTGCACGTCGTGCGGAAAGTGCGTTCGTGTTTGCCCGACCGGCGCGTTGTTCGAGAAGGGACAAACAGTAGCGGAGATGGAGAAGCAGCGCGATTTCTTGAAGTACATCGTCACCGCACGGACGAAACGTGAGTGGGTGGCGGAGGAAACGGAGGAATAG